One Kitasatospora sp. NBC_01266 genomic window carries:
- a CDS encoding acyltransferase domain-containing protein, with product MLRTVGSPRRTPQPVRLLVWSAGCAQDEAALRVSLRRWIKARGEAGFAGVADAWGSAGPGPARGALVAADPQEALAALDAQAPGAFRGEVERPRPVAVLLPGQGAQHPRMALGLYGHEQLFTEAVDEVFALLGPVGERVRDDWLAENPRLPIDHVERALPLIFALDLALGRLLGSWGIRPGLLLGQGIGEHAAATLAGVLSLPAAVEVVGAQAERLAQAPAGGMVAVAAGADQVAPHLPPDVAVAAVNSANQTVISGTRQGLVRAAEALRAAQLSCMPVRASVAYHSPVVAAACAEAARAFERVALLPPAIPVLSASTAALMAPGEAVDPGFWARQPTRPVQLRATFDTLFASGGHLCLEAGPGQGLYSLIRRHPAFLQGPSQAVAMLSARPRNAAHDRRSVLEAAARLWTAGQDLDLDAIHRLG from the coding sequence ATGCTGCGTACCGTCGGTTCTCCGCGCCGGACGCCACAGCCGGTCCGGCTGCTGGTCTGGTCGGCGGGCTGCGCGCAGGACGAGGCCGCGCTGCGGGTCAGCCTGCGCCGCTGGATCAAGGCGCGCGGTGAGGCCGGCTTCGCCGGGGTGGCCGACGCCTGGGGCAGCGCCGGGCCCGGCCCGGCCCGCGGCGCGCTGGTGGCCGCCGACCCGCAGGAGGCGCTGGCCGCGCTGGACGCGCAGGCGCCGGGCGCGTTCCGCGGCGAGGTCGAGCGGCCGCGCCCGGTGGCCGTGCTGCTGCCCGGGCAGGGCGCCCAGCACCCGCGGATGGCGCTCGGCCTCTACGGCCACGAGCAGCTCTTCACCGAGGCGGTGGACGAGGTCTTCGCGCTGCTCGGCCCGGTCGGCGAGCGGGTCCGCGACGACTGGCTGGCCGAGAACCCGCGGCTGCCGATCGACCACGTCGAGCGCGCGCTGCCGCTGATCTTCGCCCTCGACCTGGCGCTCGGCCGGCTGCTCGGCAGCTGGGGCATCCGCCCCGGCCTGCTGCTCGGCCAGGGCATCGGCGAGCACGCGGCGGCCACCCTGGCGGGCGTGCTCAGCCTGCCGGCCGCCGTCGAGGTGGTCGGCGCGCAGGCCGAGCGGCTGGCCCAGGCGCCGGCCGGCGGGATGGTGGCGGTGGCGGCCGGCGCCGACCAGGTGGCGCCGCACCTGCCGCCGGACGTCGCGGTGGCGGCGGTGAACAGCGCCAACCAGACGGTGATCTCCGGGACCAGGCAGGGCCTGGTCCGGGCCGCCGAGGCGCTGCGGGCGGCCCAGTTGAGCTGCATGCCGGTGCGGGCCAGCGTCGCGTACCACAGCCCGGTGGTCGCGGCGGCCTGCGCCGAGGCGGCCCGGGCCTTCGAGCGGGTGGCGCTGCTGCCGCCGGCCATCCCGGTGCTCTCCGCCTCGACGGCGGCGCTGATGGCGCCGGGCGAGGCGGTGGATCCGGGCTTCTGGGCCCGCCAGCCGACCCGCCCGGTGCAGCTGCGGGCCACCTTCGACACGCTCTTCGCCTCCGGCGGGCACCTCTGCCTGGAGGCCGGTCCGGGTCAGGGGCTGTACAGCCTGATCCGCCGCCACCCCGCCTTCCTCCAGGGTCCGAGCCAGGCGGTCGCGATGCTCAGCGCCCGGCCCCGCAACGCGGCGCACGACCGGCGCAGCGTGCTGGAGGCGGCGGCGCGACTGTGGACCGCCGGGCAGGACCTCGACCTCGACGCCATTCACCGGCTGGGCTGA
- a CDS encoding AfsR/SARP family transcriptional regulator: MEIKILGPLEATECDESIVPTAGKPRQVLALLALWSGRIVPAGVLMDELWGAEPPRSAPTTLQTYILQLRRRLDSALSADPTRCAKDVLRTQYNGYVLDIRPEELDVQSYERLATAGQQALDARDDEAASRLLAAALAQWRGPMLVDVQPGARLAIEVMRLEESRLGVLERRIDADLRLGRHQKLLSELAVLTVQHPWHENLHAQHMIALYRSGRQWHALDVFKRLRSALVNEFGLEPSPRLQQLQRAILSSDPALETPVRQDRARTGRMVV, translated from the coding sequence CCTCGCGCTGCTCGCGCTCTGGTCCGGGCGGATCGTGCCGGCCGGCGTACTGATGGACGAGCTGTGGGGCGCCGAGCCGCCGCGGAGCGCGCCGACCACCCTGCAGACCTACATCCTGCAACTGCGCAGGCGCCTGGACAGCGCGTTGAGCGCCGACCCGACGCGCTGCGCCAAGGACGTCCTGCGCACCCAGTACAACGGCTACGTGCTGGACATCCGGCCCGAGGAACTCGACGTCCAGTCCTACGAGCGGCTGGCCACCGCCGGCCAGCAGGCGCTGGACGCCCGCGACGACGAGGCCGCCTCCCGGCTGCTGGCCGCCGCGCTGGCGCAGTGGCGCGGTCCGATGCTGGTCGACGTGCAGCCCGGCGCGCGGCTGGCGATCGAGGTGATGCGCCTGGAGGAGAGCAGGCTCGGGGTGCTGGAGCGGCGGATCGACGCCGACCTGCGGCTGGGCCGGCACCAGAAGCTGCTCAGCGAGCTCGCGGTGCTCACCGTGCAGCACCCCTGGCACGAGAACCTGCACGCCCAGCACATGATCGCGCTCTACCGTTCGGGACGGCAGTGGCACGCGCTGGACGTCTTCAAGCGGCTGCGCAGCGCCCTGGTCAACGAGTTCGGCCTGGAACCCTCGCCGCGGCTGCAGCAGCTCCAGCGGGCCATCCTCTCCTCCGATCCGGCCCTGGAGACGCCGGTCCGCCAGGATCGTGCCAGAACCGGCCGGATGGTTGTCTGA